A region from the Lolium perenne isolate Kyuss_39 chromosome 4, Kyuss_2.0, whole genome shotgun sequence genome encodes:
- the LOC127346956 gene encoding mitogen-activated protein kinase kinase 9-like: MALIRQKRLPQLHLSLPVPSSTPGQRPKPAFTPAPAPTLIKASTPTALSSQFRLADFDKLAVLGRGNGGTVYKVRHRETCALYALKVQHYGDPAAATEADILSRTASPFIVRCHSVLPAAASGDVAMLLELVDGGSLDSIRSRQGAFPEAALAEVAAQALSGLAYLHARRIVHLDIKPANLLASTAGEVKVADFGIAKVLSRAGEKCTSYVGTTAYMSPERFDPEAHGGNYDPCAADVWSLGLTILELFMGRYPLLPAGQQLSWASLMCAVCFGETPALSDGMASLELQGFVAACLHKDYRNRASVTELLAHPFIAGRDVASSRCALRKLVSQASAPPSAL, encoded by the coding sequence ATGGCTCTCATAAGGCAGAAGAGGCTTCCACAGCTGCACCTCTCGCTGCCCGTCCCGTCGTCCACCCCCGGCCAGCGTCCCAAGCCAGCGTTCACGCCGGCGCCGGCACCAACGCTGATAAAAGCTTCGACCCCAACGGCCTTGTCCAGCCAGTTCCGCCTAGCCGACTTCGACAAGCTGGCCGTGCTTGGCCGCGGGAACGGCGGCACCGTGTACAAGGTTCGGCATCGTGAGACGTGTGCGCTCTACGCGCTCAAGGTCCAGCACTACGGCGACCCCGCTGCAGCCACGGAGGCCGATATCCTCAGCCGCACTGCCTCGCCTTTCATCGTCCGGTGCCACTCTGtcctccccgccgccgcctccggcgACGTCGCTATGCTTCTTGAGCTGGTGGATGGTGGATCTCTCGACTCTATCAGAAGCCGCCAAGGCGCGTTCCCTGAGGCGGCGCTCGCAGAGGTAGCCGCGCAGGCTCTGTCAGGCTTGGCGTATCTCCACGCTCGCCGCATCGTGCACCTTGACATCAAGCCGGCGAACCTCCTCGCCAGCACGGCCGGTGAGGTCAAGGTCGCCGACTTCGGCATAGCGAAGGTCTTATCCCGTGCCGGCGAGAAGTGCACGTCGTACGTCGGTACCACCGCGTACATGAGCCCTGAGCGCTTCGACCCAGAGGCGCACGGCGGGAACTACGACCCATGCGCTGCCGACGTCTGGAGCCTTGGCCTGACAATCCTCGAGCTCTTCATGGGCCGGTACCCGCTCCTCCCTGCCGGACAGCAGCTGAGCTGGGCGTCGCTCATGTGCGCCGTCTGCTTCGGTGAGACACCTGCCTTGTCAGACGGCATGGCGTCGTTGGAGCTTCAGGGGTTCGTCGCCGCGTGCCTGCATAAGGACTACCGCAACAGGGCGAGCGTCACAGAGCTGCTTGCTCACCCATTCATCGCCGGGAGGGACGTGGCATCGTCGAGATGCGCGCTCCGGAAGCTGGTCAGCCAGGCTTCGGCGCCACCCTCGGCGCTGTGA